The region GGAATACGTGGATGACTCACAAGATAAACCGTTTCTAGCATGCTTTATTAATGATGAGTCAGTTGGTTTTATTGTTTTGAATGCTACGAGTAAAGACTGTGCGGATATTTTTGTAATGGGAATCAAGAAAAAATATCATCATAAGGGTATTGGAACAAAGTTAAATACTGCTTATGAGGCCCTGGCAAAACGGCTGGGATATACATTTTCTCAGGTAAAAACTGTCGCGATGGGACACTATAAGGAGTACGACATAACTAATCAGTTCTATATTTCTATGGGATATAAAGAGCTGGAATGTTTTCCAACTTTATGGGATGAATGGAATCCTTGTCAGATTTATATAAAGTACCTCGGGGATTAATGAGTGTTTTAAAGGCTGGCAGTAGGGGTGTCTCTTATGAAAATATATTATGATCATGGAAAACTTAAGATAAGGAGCATGCTGGAAGGCGATGCTCAGGCAATCATTGAAGTATTTCAATCGTATGGTTGGAATAACAAAATAGAGACTTATCTTGGATATTTCAGAGATCAAGAGACGGATATTCGTAATGTATATATAGCTGAATATGACGATAAAATCGCTGGATATTGTACCTTGCTGTT is a window of Lancefieldella parvula DSM 20469 DNA encoding:
- a CDS encoding GNAT family N-acetyltransferase codes for the protein MEFTIKEIVDKKEKATIAQDILNDLPEWFGMPESTKEYVDDSQDKPFLACFINDESVGFIVLNATSKDCADIFVMGIKKKYHHKGIGTKLNTAYEALAKRLGYTFSQVKTVAMGHYKEYDITNQFYISMGYKELECFPTLWDEWNPCQIYIKYLGD